A window from Megasphaera vaginalis (ex Bordigoni et al. 2020) encodes these proteins:
- the pepD gene encoding beta-Ala-His dipeptidase, with product MEDNVIMEGILKEFEGLAKHPRPSRHEEEVSNYIMERLAELGIQGRQDEVFNIIADVPATKGKEAVPLTILQGHMDMVCVAKPGVAYDPLKDPIRLKLDGTVLSADGTSLGADDGMAIAIALFLIQQDIEHGPLRLIFTVDEETGMTGAIHLDPRYVADATYVINCDSESLDVIAVGSAGSVHTHFCRSLTREAVASNAALTVKAADFLGGHSGETINRGKSNAVKAVAAVLQRLAAAGIDYRLAEITGGVAANAIPEEAAAVIVLDQSDVAAAMRAAVEEEKEIATVYGAVEKKATVHAAPCALPADTFSAADTKAVVDLITLLHCGVFAMNQQLPTLPDLSASLGTIRTEKDTVKIQYFPRSSADARLLEFARTLPVLARLTGFSVDMEQPEPAWTANPQSTLTPLMAASFRSVTGREARIEAMHGGLETGYLFAMNPKLDIVSVGPTTHAIHSADESVELDTAATLVRIIIDILGKLK from the coding sequence ATGGAAGATAACGTGATTATGGAAGGAATCTTAAAGGAGTTTGAAGGCTTGGCAAAGCATCCTCGTCCGTCGCGCCATGAAGAAGAAGTCAGCAATTATATCATGGAACGTTTGGCCGAGCTCGGCATCCAAGGACGGCAGGACGAGGTATTCAATATCATCGCCGATGTGCCTGCGACGAAGGGAAAAGAAGCTGTGCCGCTGACCATTCTGCAAGGCCATATGGACATGGTCTGTGTCGCTAAACCGGGCGTTGCTTACGATCCGCTGAAAGATCCGATTCGGCTGAAGCTCGACGGTACCGTTCTTTCCGCCGACGGCACGAGTCTCGGGGCCGATGACGGCATGGCGATCGCTATCGCACTTTTTTTAATTCAACAAGATATTGAACACGGGCCGCTCCGCTTGATTTTTACTGTTGATGAAGAAACGGGTATGACGGGAGCCATTCATTTGGATCCTCGATACGTTGCCGATGCCACCTATGTTATTAATTGCGATTCCGAATCGCTTGACGTTATCGCCGTCGGTTCCGCCGGCAGCGTTCACACCCACTTCTGCCGCAGCCTTACGAGAGAGGCCGTTGCCAGCAATGCGGCGCTGACGGTCAAAGCGGCCGATTTTCTCGGCGGCCACTCAGGCGAAACGATCAACCGCGGCAAGAGTAATGCCGTTAAAGCTGTTGCCGCCGTATTGCAACGGTTGGCGGCGGCCGGTATTGATTACCGCCTGGCTGAGATCACCGGCGGCGTTGCCGCCAACGCAATTCCGGAAGAAGCGGCAGCCGTCATTGTTCTCGATCAAAGCGATGTAGCTGCCGCCATGCGGGCTGCTGTCGAAGAAGAGAAGGAAATCGCGACAGTCTACGGTGCCGTTGAAAAGAAGGCGACCGTTCATGCCGCACCTTGTGCGTTACCGGCAGATACCTTTTCGGCAGCCGACACAAAGGCTGTCGTCGATTTGATTACCTTATTGCATTGCGGCGTGTTTGCCATGAACCAGCAGTTGCCGACGTTGCCGGATTTGTCGGCAAGTCTCGGAACGATCAGGACGGAGAAAGACACGGTGAAGATCCAATATTTCCCCCGGTCCTCTGCCGATGCGCGTCTCCTTGAATTTGCCAGGACGCTGCCGGTTCTGGCCCGACTGACCGGTTTTTCCGTCGACATGGAACAGCCGGAACCGGCCTGGACGGCTAACCCGCAGAGTACGCTGACTCCGTTGATGGCAGCTTCCTTCCGCAGCGTTACCGGCAGGGAGGCGCGGATCGAAGCGATGCACGGCGGTTTAGAAACGGGGTATCTGTTCGCTATGAATCCGAAGCTTGACATCGTTTCCGTTGGGCCGACGACACATGCCATTCACAGCGCCGATGAATCGGTTGAACTGGATACGGCGGCGACACTCGTCCGTATTATTATCGATATACTCGGAAAGTTGAAATAA
- a CDS encoding OPT family oligopeptide transporter, with the protein MNSQPNVTGTTYPTLPELTFRGMFLGMLITVIFTASNVYLGLKVGLTFSSSIPAAVISMAILRMFKDSNILENNMVQTQASAAGTLSAIIFILPGLLMLGYWQGFPFLQTLLLCACGGSLGVLFTIPLRRAMVVNSDLPYPEGLAAAEILKVGSDSRASKEDDAAQKKETGMKDILKGTGLAGLFSLCANGFHIFSSEFSHWIQIGKATTQLPLGFSMALLGAGYLIGIASGIAILVGTLLAWVVFVPYLTSVLTPADGQAAAAFAKAVWAQKVRFIGAGCIGIAAIWTLLRLLKPVIDGIKMSIDAIRSNDTEEKQLLHHTDIDMTPKSVGLVFLAIVIGLLITFWSFVGSAGLPTTVTIVYIVVGILVAMLMGFFVAAACGYMAGLIGTSASPISGIGILGIIVSSLVVLGIGSSFGVFETAEGTKFATALAIFITSVIVSVAAISNDNLQDLKTGYIVGATPWKQQVALILGSIIGAFAIAPVLNLLYQAYGFTGALPRATMDPSQALAAPQATLMTTIAQGIFDSSLDWTYILFGIGVGIAVIIVDMLLKSNTKSLALPPLAVGMGIYLPPTLEIPLVIGSVIGYFLNRHLHTRAAQRSPGHEKEDVDACTHRGVLFASGLIVGESLIGVIIAIVIVISITSGGSEDPLALVGKDFSSTADMLGLLAFVLSIVYFIHHVVSTKFTAEEK; encoded by the coding sequence ATGAATTCTCAACCCAACGTGACGGGAACGACTTATCCCACATTGCCGGAGTTGACGTTCCGCGGCATGTTTCTCGGCATGCTGATCACCGTCATCTTTACGGCTTCTAATGTGTACTTAGGCCTGAAAGTCGGCCTGACCTTCTCGTCATCCATTCCGGCGGCCGTCATCTCCATGGCCATCCTGCGCATGTTCAAGGATTCCAATATTTTGGAAAACAACATGGTACAGACACAGGCTTCGGCTGCCGGCACGCTATCGGCAATTATCTTTATTTTGCCAGGTCTCTTAATGCTCGGTTACTGGCAAGGGTTTCCCTTTTTGCAGACCCTCTTGCTTTGCGCCTGCGGCGGCTCTTTAGGGGTGCTCTTCACCATTCCCTTGCGCCGCGCCATGGTCGTCAACAGCGATCTGCCTTATCCGGAAGGCCTGGCCGCTGCGGAAATTCTGAAAGTCGGCAGTGATTCCCGTGCAAGCAAAGAGGATGACGCTGCTCAGAAAAAAGAAACCGGTATGAAAGATATTCTAAAAGGTACGGGACTGGCCGGTCTCTTCAGCCTCTGCGCCAACGGCTTCCACATTTTTTCATCCGAATTCAGCCATTGGATCCAAATCGGTAAAGCGACTACACAGCTTCCCCTCGGCTTCTCCATGGCTCTGCTCGGCGCCGGCTATCTGATCGGCATCGCCAGCGGTATCGCCATCTTAGTCGGTACACTGCTGGCTTGGGTCGTCTTCGTTCCTTATTTGACGAGCGTTCTCACCCCGGCCGACGGTCAGGCCGCCGCCGCTTTCGCCAAAGCCGTCTGGGCCCAAAAAGTCCGCTTCATCGGCGCCGGTTGCATCGGTATCGCCGCTATTTGGACCTTACTTCGCCTTCTGAAACCCGTAATTGACGGCATCAAGATGTCGATTGACGCGATCCGCTCCAACGATACGGAAGAAAAACAGCTGCTTCACCATACCGATATCGACATGACGCCAAAATCTGTCGGTCTCGTTTTCCTGGCCATCGTCATCGGTCTTTTGATCACCTTCTGGAGCTTCGTCGGCTCCGCCGGCCTGCCGACTACCGTCACGATCGTCTACATTGTCGTCGGTATCCTCGTCGCCATGCTCATGGGCTTCTTCGTCGCCGCCGCCTGCGGCTACATGGCCGGCTTGATAGGTACGTCTGCCAGCCCGATCTCCGGCATCGGTATCCTCGGTATCATCGTTTCGTCCCTCGTCGTCTTGGGCATCGGTTCATCCTTCGGTGTCTTTGAAACGGCAGAAGGAACGAAATTCGCAACGGCACTGGCCATTTTCATTACCAGCGTCATCGTCAGCGTCGCCGCTATTTCCAACGACAACCTGCAAGATTTGAAGACGGGCTATATCGTCGGCGCAACGCCGTGGAAACAGCAGGTGGCCTTGATTCTCGGCTCCATCATCGGCGCTTTCGCCATCGCGCCTGTTCTCAATCTGCTCTATCAGGCTTACGGCTTCACCGGCGCCCTGCCCCGCGCCACCATGGATCCGTCGCAAGCGCTGGCTGCACCGCAGGCAACCTTGATGACCACTATCGCACAAGGCATCTTCGATTCCAGTCTTGACTGGACATATATTCTCTTCGGTATCGGTGTCGGTATCGCCGTCATCATTGTTGATATGCTGTTAAAGAGCAATACCAAATCCCTCGCGTTGCCGCCCCTTGCCGTCGGCATGGGCATCTACCTGCCGCCGACCTTGGAAATTCCCCTGGTCATCGGCTCCGTCATCGGTTATTTTCTGAACCGGCATCTCCATACCCGCGCGGCACAACGCAGTCCTGGTCACGAAAAAGAAGATGTTGATGCCTGCACGCATCGCGGTGTCCTTTTCGCCTCCGGCCTGATCGTCGGCGAAAGCTTGATCGGCGTCATTATCGCCATCGTCATCGTCATCTCCATTACCTCTGGCGGCAGCGAAGATCCCCTTGCCCTCGTCGGCAAAGACTTCAGCAGCACAGCCGATATGCTCGGTCTGCTCGCCTTTGTCCTTTCCATCGTATATTTCATTCACCACGTCGTCTCGACAAAATTTACGGCTGAAGAAAAATAA
- a CDS encoding DUF488 domain-containing protein, whose product MGTIHWKRVYEEATAEDGCRILVDRLWPRGLSKERAAIAIWAKAVTPSTTLRKAYHNGEIGYEEFIVSYNRELDEQPDLPDFINTVHACLKTGNVTFVYAGKQVEKTQIPTLRRRISEGLKRKEVDANGND is encoded by the coding sequence ATGGGAACAATTCATTGGAAGCGCGTTTACGAAGAAGCGACAGCCGAAGACGGCTGCCGTATTCTCGTCGATCGCCTCTGGCCGCGCGGTTTATCGAAGGAAAGGGCGGCAATCGCCATTTGGGCGAAAGCCGTCACGCCGTCAACGACGCTGCGCAAAGCTTATCACAACGGCGAAATAGGCTACGAAGAATTCATTGTCTCCTATAATCGTGAATTGGACGAACAGCCAGATCTCCCTGATTTCATCAACACTGTACACGCCTGCCTGAAAACAGGTAACGTGACCTTCGTGTACGCCGGCAAACAGGTGGAAAAGACACAGATTCCGACATTGCGCCGCCGCATAAGCGAAGGGTTAAAACGAAAGGAAGTAGATGCTAATGGAAATGATTAA
- the eno gene encoding phosphopyruvate hydratase, whose product MEMIKIEAVYGREIIDSRGNPTVEAEVVLTDGTVGRGTAPSGASTGQFEALELRDGDKSRFGGKGVLTAVENINTVINDALLGADPFDMYGIDRIMREADDTKDKSKLGANAILAVSIACAKAAANALNIPLYRYLGGVAGNRLPVPMMNILNGGAHAANTVDVQEFMIMPVGAPSFREGLRWCTEVFHALAALLKANGLATSVGDEGGFAPDLGSDEEAIRYILDAIEKAGYTPGEDFVLAIDAASSEWKSANVGEYILPKAGTKYTSGELIAHWKSLVEKYPIYSIEDGLDEEDWDGWKEMTAALGDKVQLVGDDLFVTNTERLGKGIANGSANSILVKLNQIGSVTETLDAIKMAHHAGFTAIVSHRSGETEDTTIADLAVALNADQIKTGAPNRSERVAKYNQLLRIEEELGDSAVYAGFDAFLQKH is encoded by the coding sequence ATGGAAATGATTAAAATTGAAGCTGTTTACGGCCGCGAAATTATCGATTCCCGCGGAAATCCGACAGTGGAAGCCGAAGTCGTCCTGACCGACGGCACCGTCGGCAGAGGCACGGCGCCGAGCGGCGCTTCGACGGGACAGTTTGAAGCGTTAGAACTGCGCGACGGCGACAAGAGCCGCTTCGGCGGCAAAGGAGTGCTGACTGCCGTCGAAAACATCAATACCGTTATCAACGACGCGCTTCTCGGCGCCGATCCGTTTGACATGTACGGCATTGACCGCATCATGAGAGAAGCCGACGATACGAAGGATAAATCGAAGCTCGGCGCAAACGCTATCCTCGCCGTCTCCATCGCCTGCGCCAAAGCGGCCGCCAATGCGCTGAACATTCCGTTATACCGTTATCTCGGCGGAGTCGCCGGCAATCGCCTGCCCGTGCCGATGATGAATATTCTCAACGGCGGCGCCCATGCCGCAAACACGGTAGACGTGCAGGAATTTATGATCATGCCTGTCGGCGCCCCTTCCTTCCGCGAAGGACTCCGTTGGTGCACCGAAGTCTTCCACGCCTTGGCCGCTCTGCTGAAAGCGAACGGCTTGGCTACTTCCGTCGGTGACGAAGGCGGCTTTGCGCCCGACCTCGGCAGCGATGAAGAAGCGATCCGTTATATTCTCGACGCCATCGAAAAAGCGGGCTACACGCCGGGCGAAGATTTCGTCCTGGCCATCGATGCCGCATCCAGCGAATGGAAAAGCGCTAACGTCGGCGAATATATTCTGCCGAAGGCAGGCACCAAATATACGTCCGGCGAATTGATTGCCCATTGGAAATCACTCGTTGAAAAATACCCGATCTACTCCATTGAAGATGGTCTCGATGAAGAAGACTGGGACGGCTGGAAAGAAATGACGGCCGCTTTAGGCGATAAAGTACAGCTCGTCGGCGACGATCTCTTCGTCACCAACACGGAACGCCTCGGCAAGGGCATTGCCAACGGCAGCGCCAACTCGATCCTGGTCAAATTAAACCAGATCGGTTCCGTTACCGAAACGCTCGATGCCATCAAAATGGCTCACCACGCCGGTTTCACAGCCATCGTTTCCCATCGTTCCGGCGAAACGGAAGATACGACGATTGCCGATCTCGCCGTCGCCTTGAATGCCGACCAGATCAAAACCGGCGCGCCGAATCGAAGCGAACGCGTCGCCAAATACAATCAACTCTTGCGCATTGAAGAAGAACTCGGGGACAGCGCCGTCTATGCCGGATTCGACGCCTTTCTCCAGAAACACTGA
- a CDS encoding Crp/Fnr family transcriptional regulator — protein MPPAGQIPEHCALCRTLSPSQRETLRCSRYSRVRTYAAGERIFWEGDVPDSMLLLLQGAVLIAKDTPSGKQMVFAHITEPGDLIGEIYAFMRQPTYDKNAVAAENTAILAINQAIFHDPDPSVQAITAVLQQNLLTIFAQKAYMMSRKLMILSSTTLREKLARFILSQPLTGSTLPLSLTREELAAYLNVARPSLSRELGRMAAEGIISCQKNSITVLQQEKLAAYI, from the coding sequence ATGCCGCCGGCAGGGCAAATTCCCGAACATTGCGCCCTCTGCCGCACCTTATCGCCGTCGCAGCGCGAAACGTTACGTTGCAGCCGCTACAGCCGTGTCCGCACCTATGCCGCCGGTGAGCGCATTTTTTGGGAAGGAGACGTGCCGGACAGCATGCTCCTGCTGCTGCAAGGCGCCGTTTTGATCGCCAAAGATACGCCGTCAGGAAAACAGATGGTTTTTGCACACATTACGGAGCCGGGCGATCTGATCGGCGAAATCTATGCATTCATGAGACAGCCGACGTATGACAAAAATGCCGTCGCCGCCGAAAACACCGCGATCCTTGCCATCAATCAGGCGATCTTTCACGATCCGGATCCGTCTGTTCAGGCCATTACGGCCGTACTGCAACAAAATTTGCTGACAATTTTCGCGCAAAAAGCGTACATGATGAGCCGCAAGCTGATGATCCTCAGCAGCACTACGCTGCGTGAAAAACTGGCTCGTTTCATCCTGAGCCAGCCATTGACAGGTTCTACATTGCCGCTTTCGCTGACGCGGGAAGAACTGGCCGCCTACCTGAACGTGGCCAGGCCGTCACTGTCCCGTGAATTGGGACGGATGGCTGCAGAAGGGATTATCTCCTGCCAAAAAAACAGCATCACCGTTTTACAACAGGAAAAATTGGCAGCGTATATTTGA
- a CDS encoding DUF2249 domain-containing protein, translating to MAFENWQDKMNTFKTIDVRHVQGNFFPGLQKQAAALKEGEGLTIIQTFEPRPLYESLAAMGFEYHTEQTGETEFHTYFCRTKVSESAAPPFRPLALLNYPLIDEGLGKIAVDFWDLTWNDAKRSLSYEMRLLLSLANAVGAGRIRQATRELVKAYVHGLDSAALDDVFELLAWNQGIGFFSSEIGPSPLFQAYKLIKNSEKKGDDRAEIIAALLAKFGEKNPEVTVQS from the coding sequence ATGGCATTTGAAAACTGGCAAGATAAAATGAATACATTCAAGACGATCGACGTCCGCCACGTACAAGGAAACTTCTTTCCGGGCCTGCAAAAACAGGCCGCGGCTTTAAAAGAAGGGGAAGGACTGACCATCATTCAGACTTTTGAACCTCGCCCTCTCTATGAATCCCTGGCAGCGATGGGGTTTGAATACCACACCGAACAAACAGGTGAAACCGAATTCCACACGTACTTCTGCCGCACGAAGGTAAGCGAGTCGGCAGCGCCGCCGTTCCGGCCTCTGGCCCTGCTGAACTATCCCCTGATTGACGAAGGCCTCGGCAAAATTGCCGTTGACTTCTGGGATCTCACGTGGAATGACGCGAAACGCAGCTTATCGTACGAAATGCGCCTTTTGCTTTCGCTGGCCAATGCCGTCGGCGCCGGACGCATCCGCCAAGCGACGCGGGAGCTCGTCAAAGCGTATGTTCACGGCCTCGATTCGGCGGCGCTAGACGATGTTTTCGAGCTTCTCGCCTGGAATCAGGGCATCGGCTTTTTCAGCTCCGAAATCGGCCCGTCCCCGCTCTTCCAAGCCTACAAGCTGATTAAAAACAGCGAAAAAAAGGGCGACGACCGCGCGGAGATCATCGCCGCATTGTTAGCCAAGTTCGGAGAAAAAAATCCTGAAGTCACGGTGCAGTCGTAA
- a CDS encoding phosphatase PAP2 family protein has translation MMGPFMAGIFWLVKQREMIRTGVRLIAKFAFLLYLLYGAVAWFYGGIERERRRLSLVHTLVAVATASGFSFGIGRFWPRPRPFVTRRKKAWITHKDNPSFPSNHTMNGAVVTAAAFHCHSQAAPFLAIVTLVIGLSRVACRLHYVSDLLGGIAVGLFSYAFTVSFAPFQRFSKCLLHFLAYVTDDLAPAFLQRRRSDR, from the coding sequence ATGATGGGACCGTTCATGGCCGGTATTTTTTGGTTGGTCAAACAACGGGAGATGATTCGGACGGGCGTACGGCTAATCGCCAAGTTCGCCTTTCTCCTATACCTGCTTTACGGAGCCGTCGCCTGGTTTTACGGCGGCATAGAACGGGAACGAAGGCGTCTTTCTTTAGTCCATACCTTGGTTGCCGTAGCGACTGCGTCGGGGTTTTCCTTCGGTATCGGCCGCTTTTGGCCGCGGCCGCGCCCTTTCGTGACGCGGCGAAAGAAAGCTTGGATAACGCATAAAGACAATCCGTCATTTCCCAGCAATCATACCATGAACGGCGCCGTCGTTACGGCTGCGGCCTTTCACTGCCACAGTCAGGCGGCGCCGTTTTTAGCGATCGTCACGCTGGTCATAGGACTGAGCCGCGTGGCCTGCCGTCTCCATTATGTGTCAGATTTGCTTGGCGGTATCGCTGTAGGGCTCTTCAGTTATGCCTTTACCGTATCTTTTGCGCCGTTTCAGCGGTTTTCCAAGTGTCTTCTGCACTTCTTGGCTTACGTTACGGACGATCTTGCGCCCGCTTTTCTGCAACGGCGCCGGTCCGATCGGTAA
- a CDS encoding glycerate kinase, giving the protein MKTVIAIDSLKGSLSSVEAGDAIRTAICRVQQNADVVIRPLADGGEGTVEALTHGMGGALQTVSVTGPLGEPVRAVYGIVRGDTAVIEMSAAAGLTLVDAAKRNPLYTTTYGVGELIRHAIGQGCRRFIVGIGGSATNDGGVGMLQALGYGMLDHEGRQVPFGAMGVKELATITQDEVLPELRDCAFRIACDVTNPLCGTAGCSAVFGPQKGATPAMITAMDGWLKQYAALAGRSFSRADPQRSGTGAAGGLGFAFLTFTNAVLESGIQIVLDETRLEDYVKTADLVITGEGRIDGQTVMGKAPIGVAAMAKKYGKPVVAFAGCVTPAAKTCNEHGIDAYFPILQRTESLAECLKPETARQNMIDTVEQVFRLLATAIHTI; this is encoded by the coding sequence ATGAAAACAGTAATAGCGATCGATTCATTAAAAGGGAGTCTGTCGTCAGTGGAAGCGGGCGATGCCATTCGAACGGCTATTTGCCGCGTGCAACAAAATGCCGATGTCGTGATCAGGCCCTTGGCTGACGGCGGTGAAGGTACAGTGGAGGCCTTAACGCACGGCATGGGCGGCGCGCTGCAGACCGTCTCCGTTACCGGTCCTTTAGGCGAACCGGTCCGGGCCGTGTACGGCATCGTTCGCGGCGATACGGCGGTGATCGAAATGTCGGCTGCCGCCGGTCTTACTTTGGTTGACGCCGCTAAGCGGAATCCGCTGTATACGACGACATATGGCGTCGGAGAATTAATTCGCCATGCCATTGGACAGGGCTGTCGCCGTTTTATCGTCGGCATCGGCGGCTCGGCGACGAATGACGGCGGCGTGGGCATGTTGCAGGCCTTGGGCTACGGCATGCTCGATCATGAGGGACGGCAGGTCCCCTTCGGCGCTATGGGCGTCAAAGAGCTGGCAACGATTACGCAGGATGAAGTACTGCCGGAACTGCGTGACTGCGCTTTCCGCATTGCCTGTGACGTGACCAATCCGCTGTGCGGCACAGCCGGCTGCAGCGCCGTCTTCGGACCGCAGAAGGGAGCGACGCCGGCGATGATCACGGCGATGGACGGCTGGCTGAAACAATACGCCGCGTTAGCCGGTCGGTCTTTTAGCCGGGCCGATCCGCAACGATCGGGAACGGGCGCTGCCGGCGGATTAGGTTTTGCTTTTCTGACCTTTACCAATGCCGTACTTGAATCGGGTATACAGATTGTTTTAGATGAAACGCGTCTGGAAGATTACGTGAAGACTGCCGATTTGGTCATTACTGGCGAAGGCCGCATTGACGGCCAGACCGTCATGGGCAAGGCTCCGATCGGCGTTGCTGCCATGGCGAAAAAATACGGTAAGCCTGTCGTCGCCTTTGCCGGCTGCGTTACGCCGGCTGCGAAGACCTGCAATGAGCACGGCATCGACGCCTATTTCCCGATCCTGCAGCGGACGGAATCGCTGGCGGAGTGCCTCAAGCCGGAAACGGCGCGGCAAAATATGATCGATACGGTGGAACAAGTCTTTCGCCTGTTGGCGACGGCCATACATACCATTTAA
- a CDS encoding CdaR family transcriptional regulator, with protein sequence MLSNHISRRLAQQIVDTVKDTCTYDANYISPDGIIYASTDAKRVGTYHEIGHTVAKEGTAIEVTEENVFYGTHCGVNLPFTYHGKLIAVIGITGAPEKVRRYAYLAQRITTLILREQELEAKAHTERTHTRYIAQSLLHGPLPAHEFLVAYIQKNGLSLTEPYRCLLIELNHHYNPANLSMIEQRVYAAFKQTGTVFYLAEYPNHYILLSEESRYQTWHRALKKLAQENKGIIRLAIGTPHQLEQVRQSYEEALIVLQSLPAALAVGRYETLTLELLIGSLSESQRRCYLTNTVANLREKERRYLMAYFEHNLSLQGAAASLFIHKNTLTYHLQKIKNATGYDPHRFKDAVALYLGCKIAADRKRQ encoded by the coding sequence ATGCTATCCAATCATATCAGCCGGCGCTTAGCTCAACAGATCGTCGACACCGTCAAGGACACCTGCACCTACGATGCAAACTATATCAGCCCTGACGGAATAATTTACGCCAGTACCGATGCGAAGCGCGTCGGCACGTACCACGAAATCGGCCACACCGTCGCCAAAGAAGGAACGGCCATTGAAGTTACGGAGGAAAATGTATTTTACGGCACTCACTGCGGCGTCAATCTTCCTTTCACCTATCACGGCAAGCTGATCGCCGTCATCGGCATCACCGGTGCGCCGGAAAAGGTGCGGCGGTATGCCTACTTGGCCCAGCGAATCACGACGCTCATCTTACGGGAGCAGGAGTTGGAAGCAAAGGCGCATACCGAACGAACCCACACACGCTATATTGCTCAAAGTTTGCTGCACGGCCCGCTGCCGGCGCACGAATTCCTCGTCGCTTACATACAAAAAAACGGCCTGTCCTTGACAGAACCGTATCGTTGTCTTCTCATTGAATTGAATCATCACTACAATCCTGCCAATCTGTCGATGATCGAACAACGGGTATATGCGGCGTTTAAGCAAACGGGAACGGTCTTTTACTTGGCGGAGTATCCGAATCATTATATCTTGCTCAGCGAAGAGTCTCGCTATCAAACGTGGCATCGTGCCTTAAAAAAATTGGCGCAGGAAAACAAAGGCATCATTCGGCTGGCGATCGGGACGCCGCACCAGTTGGAACAAGTCAGGCAGTCCTACGAAGAAGCGCTGATCGTCTTGCAGTCTCTGCCGGCGGCGCTTGCTGTCGGCCGCTACGAAACGTTGACGCTTGAGCTGTTGATCGGTTCCCTCTCCGAGTCGCAGCGGCGCTGTTACCTGACCAATACCGTCGCTAATCTCCGTGAAAAAGAACGGCGTTATCTCATGGCCTATTTTGAACATAATCTGTCCCTGCAAGGAGCAGCCGCTTCGCTCTTTATTCATAAAAATACCTTAACCTATCATTTGCAAAAAATCAAAAATGCCACCGGATACGACCCTCATCGGTTCAAGGACGCCGTTGCACTCTATCTCGGCTGCAAAATCGCGGCTGACCGAAAAAGACAGTAG
- a CDS encoding aspartate/glutamate racemase family protein, whose amino-acid sequence MNKLGLIGGIGPESTVLYYKEIVSAVQQAEGRPFFPNLTIESLNVFKILSYCSTKDYYGLIDYVGKGIANLAGAGADFAALTGNTPHLVFDELQRRSPIPLVSSVEVTCQAAVAAGMKQVALLGTIFTMEEDFFKAPFRRHGIRVVIPTAEERGFMKEAIEKELEFGIVREETQAKLGDIARRLARQEGAEAVILGCTELPLAFKDVSSPVPYLDTMRLHIAELVRQILAAESLKKTVEE is encoded by the coding sequence ATGAATAAACTCGGATTGATCGGCGGCATCGGGCCGGAATCGACGGTGCTGTATTATAAAGAAATCGTTTCGGCTGTGCAACAGGCGGAGGGACGCCCTTTTTTTCCTAATTTGACGATCGAAAGTCTCAATGTTTTCAAGATTCTTTCGTATTGTTCGACGAAAGATTACTATGGCCTTATCGACTATGTCGGCAAAGGCATTGCCAATTTGGCCGGTGCCGGCGCCGATTTTGCCGCATTGACAGGCAATACGCCGCACCTCGTTTTCGACGAGCTGCAGCGCCGCTCGCCCATTCCCCTCGTCAGCAGCGTGGAAGTGACCTGTCAGGCTGCCGTGGCTGCCGGCATGAAGCAGGTCGCGCTCTTGGGGACGATTTTTACGATGGAAGAAGACTTCTTCAAAGCTCCCTTCCGTCGACACGGTATTCGTGTCGTCATTCCGACGGCAGAAGAACGGGGCTTTATGAAAGAAGCGATTGAAAAAGAACTGGAATTCGGCATCGTTCGTGAGGAAACGCAGGCAAAATTGGGCGACATTGCCCGGAGACTGGCGCGGCAAGAGGGAGCGGAAGCCGTCATCTTAGGCTGTACGGAGCTGCCACTGGCCTTTAAAGATGTCAGCAGCCCCGTACCGTATTTGGATACGATGCGGCTCCATATTGCCGAACTTGTTCGGCAGATATTAGCGGCGGAATCGTTAAAAAAGACAGTAGAGGAATAA